The Geotalea uraniireducens Rf4 genome window below encodes:
- a CDS encoding response regulator transcription factor yields the protein MNEDKPHILLVEDEIHLARGICFNLELENYRVSHVETGEDALERVRYERFDLIILDVMLPGIDGFAVCREIRQLDARVPVLMLTARSDERDRIAGLTGGADDYLTKPFNLNEFLLRVGGMLRRSAWYRPEPVEEGYRFGDNDVFLLSYRAKTPQGEIDLTDLEVKMLSLFFQKEGEAIPRKTLLESVWGYSSDAETRTLDNFIVRLRKYFEPDPAKPVYFQTVRGVGYRFSREARGQRNEDKE from the coding sequence ATGAACGAAGACAAACCGCACATCCTCCTGGTTGAAGACGAAATCCACCTGGCTCGGGGGATCTGCTTCAACCTGGAACTGGAAAATTACCGGGTGAGTCATGTGGAAACCGGGGAAGACGCCTTGGAACGGGTCAGATACGAACGCTTCGACCTCATCATCCTCGACGTGATGCTGCCGGGGATTGATGGTTTTGCCGTCTGCCGTGAAATCCGGCAGCTCGATGCGAGGGTGCCGGTGCTGATGTTGACGGCCCGCTCGGACGAGCGTGACCGGATCGCCGGTCTTACCGGCGGGGCTGACGATTACCTGACCAAACCGTTCAATCTCAATGAATTCCTGCTGCGGGTGGGGGGCATGCTGCGCCGTTCGGCCTGGTACCGGCCGGAGCCGGTTGAAGAAGGTTACCGCTTCGGCGACAACGATGTATTTCTCCTCTCCTACCGGGCCAAAACGCCCCAGGGGGAGATCGACCTGACCGATCTGGAAGTGAAGATGCTGTCCCTGTTTTTCCAGAAGGAAGGGGAAGCGATACCGCGCAAAACTCTGCTGGAAAGCGTCTGGGGCTATTCCTCCGATGCCGAGACACGGACCCTCGACAACTTTATCGTCCGGCTGCGAAAATATTTCGAGCCGGACCCGGCAAAACCGGTCTACTTCCAGACGGTGCGGGGGGTGGGGTACAGGTTTTCGCGCGAAGCGCGAGGACAAAGGAACGAGGACAAAGAATAG
- a CDS encoding sensor histidine kinase codes for MKWYKKLFTPLSALIGIQLVWILLVIFWIYWFLGRNREFRDLAQRYKPELISHGLNWLVLVEGLLMLLLILAGVYVIFLYWRRQAKLYQQQRSFMSQLTHELKSPLASIQLHLETIKLRNPPREKLDNFLDTMLSDTGRLNNLISNLLMATRIEYRQLAVELKTIDFSAFVKEYMERKRSELPEGGRLTIETEDALMAEIDSEGMEMALRNLFENALLYSPASPDIRVTMKKSGKNCLLTFQDNGKGLDKNDLDRIFNMFYRVRTPGENIRGTGLGLYIVKSVINSHGGKITVTSKGLGTGCTFHITLPLADPLADRGICA; via the coding sequence ATGAAATGGTATAAAAAACTCTTTACCCCACTCTCTGCTTTAATCGGTATCCAGCTGGTATGGATACTGCTCGTCATATTCTGGATCTACTGGTTCCTCGGCCGCAACAGGGAATTCCGGGACCTGGCACAGCGCTACAAGCCGGAACTGATCAGCCACGGGCTTAACTGGCTGGTGCTCGTGGAAGGGCTCCTGATGCTCCTGCTCATCCTGGCAGGGGTCTACGTCATCTTTCTCTACTGGCGGCGTCAGGCAAAGCTCTATCAGCAGCAGCGGAGCTTCATGTCCCAGTTGACCCATGAGCTGAAATCCCCCCTCGCCTCCATCCAGCTCCATCTGGAAACCATCAAACTGCGTAACCCACCACGGGAAAAGCTGGATAATTTCCTCGACACCATGCTGTCGGACACCGGGCGGCTCAACAATCTCATCAGCAACCTTCTGATGGCCACCCGCATCGAATACCGGCAACTGGCAGTGGAACTAAAGACCATTGATTTCTCCGCCTTCGTCAAGGAATACATGGAAAGGAAACGGAGCGAGCTTCCCGAGGGGGGAAGGCTCACCATCGAAACTGAAGACGCCCTCATGGCGGAAATCGACAGCGAAGGAATGGAAATGGCGCTGCGCAATCTCTTCGAGAACGCGCTCCTCTACTCGCCCGCTTCCCCCGACATCCGGGTAACCATGAAAAAGAGCGGCAAAAACTGCCTGCTCACCTTTCAGGACAACGGCAAGGGATTGGACAAAAACGATCTGGACAGGATTTTCAACATGTTCTACCGTGTGCGGACTCCGGGTGAAAACATCCGCGGCACCGGCCTGGGGCTCTACATCGTCAAGTCGGTGATCAACTCCCACGGGGGAAAAATAACCGTCACCAGCAAGGGACTGGGGACAGGGTGTACATTCCACATCACCCTCCCGCTCGCAGATCCTCTTGCAGACAGGGGCATATGCGCATGA